A segment of the Desulfofundulus kuznetsovii DSM 6115 genome:
GGAACACTTATGATAATCATTTTGTCCGGCGGGTCCAACACGGGTACCGGGGCAAAATTTTGTACCCGGGCAGGATTTTCCTCCACATATACAGAAAATGTTGCCCGGGGAGGGATTTTATTGGAACTGATGGCCATTTTTACAACGGCTTTTGTGGTGGGACTTTCCGGTGCCATGATGCCCGGGCCTCTTCTCACGGTGACCATCGGGGAAAGCGCCCGGCGGGGGTTTGCGGCTGGCCCCCTGATTGTGCTGGGCCATGCCCTGCTTGAGGGGACGCTGGTCATAGCCCTGTCCCTGGGCCTGGCTTCCCTGCTCACCGCCCCCGTGGTGGGCAGGAGCATTGCCGTGGTGGGGGGGATTTTTTTAATCTACCTGGGTTGGGGTATGGCCCGGGATGCCTGGTTGGGCCGGGTGGTGCTGAACGTGGGCTGCGGGCAGCCGGTTCAGGCAGGTCCGGCGCCGCCGGGAGGCGGTTCCCGGGCAGAGCGGGCCGGTGCGGGGCGGCAGATGGCCGGAGCCGGTGTGCCCGGTTCCCGTGCGGAGGAGAACGCCCGTTCCCTTTCGCCCGATTTCCAGCCGGCCAATTCCGGTGCCGGTTCTCTCAACCCCGGCTCTCGAAGGGTCGACCCCCTGCCCGCCGGGAGGATGCACCCCGTGCTGGCGGGGGTTCTAGTCAGCCTGTCCAACCCCTACTGGACGCTGTGGTGGGCCACGGTGGGGTTGGGTTACATAGTCCTCTCCTTAAAGCAGGGAACCGCCGGGCTGGTGAGCTTCTATGGCGGCCATATTTTATCGGACCTGGCCTGGTACGGCCTGGTGGCGGCGGCGGTGGCCGGCGGCCGGCGCTTTTTAACCCCGTCCATTTACCGGGGCATCCTGGTGGCGTGCGGCGCCTTCCTGGTTTTTTTGGGTGCTTCCTTCATCTACATGGGTGCTGCAGGGCGGATGGCGATATAATTTTTATTGCACCTGGTGGAATCCGCGGTTAAGCGAGGTGGTTGAAATGCCCGTTGTTTACGGTGGTATCTGCCCGCACCCCCCGATCATGGTCCCCGAGGTGGGCGGGGCGGAGGCGGACAGGGTTATTTCCACCCGGCAGGCCATGCTGGAACTGGGCCGCCGGGTGAAGGAAAGCGGGGCCGATACGCTGGTGGTGATTTCCCCCCACGGCCCGGTCTTCCGGGACGGCATCGCCATCCTGGCGGCTCAAGAGGTGCGGGGTGACCTGGGCCGGTTTGGCGCCCGCCGGGTAAGCTTCAAGGTGGAAAACGACCCGGCCCTGGTGCGGGAAATAGCGGCCCGGGCCGGGGAACCGGGCATAACCGTCCTGCAGGTGGATGAAAAAACGGCCCGGCGCTACGGTCTGGACCTGGAACTGGACCACGGGACCATGGTGCCCCTTTACTTCCTGCGCGCGGCGGGTGTGAACCTGCCCCTGGTGCCGGTGGCCATGGGGCTTTTGCCTTACCGCCAGCTCTACGCCTTCGGCATGGCCGTGGCCGGGGCGGCGGAGAAGCTGGGGAAAAAGGTGGCCGTTCTGGCCAGCGGCGACCTGTCCCACCGCCTGACCCCGGACGCGCCGGCCGGTTACGATCCCCGGGGCCGGGAGTTCGACCGGGAAATCGCCCGGCTGGTGGCGGCTGCCGACATCGAGGGAATTTTGAACCTGGACGCCGGGCTGGTGGAGCGGGCCGGGGAATGCGGCCTGCGGCCCATTATCATGGCCTTCGGCGCCTTTGACGGGCTGGCTGTAGAGGCGGAGGTTCTTTCTTACGAAGGGCCGTTTGGCGTGGGTTACATGGTGGCCTCCCTTGCTCCCGGAGAACCGGATCCCCGGAGGCGGATATGGGAAAAATTAAGCGCGGCGGAACAAAAGGCCCGGGAAGAACGTCTACGTAATGAAAGCTTTCTCGTGCGGGTGGCCCGGCGCTCCCTGGAAAACTACTTTGCCGGGCGGTCCCGGCTTTACGATGAAACGGGCATCCCGCCGGAGTTTGCCCGCCGGGCCGGTGCCTTTGTTTCCCTCCACAAGCACGGCCAGCTGCGGGGGTGTATCGGCACCGTCACACCCCAGTACAAGCATATTGTGGAAGAGGTGGCCATGAACGCCATCAGCGCCGCCGTGCGGGACCCCCGGTTTTACCCGGTTACGGAAGATGAACTGCCGGACCTGGAAATCTCCGTGGACGTGCTCCAGGAGCCGGAACCGGTGGAGAGCATGGCCGGCCTGGATCCCAAAAAATACGGCGTCATTGTGCAGGCGGGCGGCCGGCAGGGGTTGCTCCTGCCCGACCTGGAAGGCATAGATACGGCCGAACAGCAGGTGGCCATCGCCCGGCGGAAGGCGGGCATCGGCCCCCATGAGCCCGTCAAGCTCATGCGCTTTGAAGTGAAAAGGTATCACTGAAGGTGGGGTAAGGGTAAGTATTCAGTAAACCCGGTTGGATGCGGCGCTGTCCCCGCTCACTCCAGTGCTTCGCGCCGACAGCACCGCGGCTCGCTTCGGACCGGACTAGCGGTGCTGCAAAGGCGGCACGGTATGTGTGTACTGTTTTGTTACTCTGTTTTTACAGTTACTTTTGTTGATATTAAGCAATGTTTGGGTGCCGCTGGTTTCGCACCGCAGTCCGGTTACCCTCGCTTCGCCGGGTGCAGTTACCGGCGCTTCGCAAGTCGTTCGCTCCGGACAGCGCCGCATCCCTGTCACAACGGTTTTACTGGATGTTTGCGGTAAGGGGGGATTATGCGTGCAGGAGGCGCTTTTTTACGAAAAAGGGGACGGCGGCCGCACTTTTTGCCGCCTCTGCCCCAGGCTCTGCAGCATCAGGGACGGCCATACCGGCTTTTGCCGGGTGCGCAAAAACCAGCAGGGCATCCTGTATACCCTCAATTACGGCCGGGTTTCCTCTTACGCCCTGGATCCGATTGAAAAAAAGCCCCTTTACCACTTCTACCCGGGCAGCGATATTCTTTCCCTGGGCAGCGTGGGCTGCAACCTGCGCTGCGGCTTCTGCCAGAACTGGCAGATTGCCCACGCCGACCCCCATACCCTCTATTTGAGCCCGGCCCAGGCCGTGGCCGCGGCCAGGGAGCAAATCGCCCGGGGCTACCCCAACGTGGGCCTGGCCTATACCTATAACGAGCCTTTCATGTGGTACGAGTACGTTTACGATACGGCCCGCCTGGCCCACCAGGAGGGTTTGAAGAACGTGCTGGTTACCAACGGATACGTCAATGAAGAACCCCTGCGGCAGATCCTGCCCTACATCGACGCCATGAATATTGACGTGAAGGGCTTTACTGATGAATATTACCGCGGGACGTGCGCCGGCCACCTGGAACCGGTGCTGCGTGCGGTGGAGATCGCCCACGGGCACTGCCACGTGGAGCTGACCACCCTGCTGGTTCCCGGCTTAAACGATTCGGAAGAGGAGATCCGCCGCCTGGTGGACTGGGTGGCCGGGCTCGACCCGGATATACCCCTGCACTTTTCCCGCTATTTCCCCAATTATAAGTTTGACCTGCCGCCCACGCCCCTGGAGACTTTGCAAAAAGCCTGGCAGATAGCCCTGGAAAAGCTCCGCTACGTCTACATCGGCAACGCCCCGGAGCTGGGCGGCAGTGACACCCTCTGCCCGGCCTGCGGCGAAACCCTCATCCGCCGCACCGGCTACAGGGTGCAGGTGCGTGGACTGGAAGGGAACCGGTGCCGTTACTGCGGGGCGGAAGTGAAGGTTGTGGTGTGAAATGCAAAAATTACCTGATTACGAAAAAGTATTACTTATAACCCTTCAACTGCCCCATGAGGATGAACGTGAAGTTGAGGAGTCCCTGGACGAGCTGGCCCGGCTGGCGGACACGGCCGGGGCCCGGGTGGTGGGCAGGGTGGTACAGCGCGCCCGCCGGCCGGACCCGGCCACCTTTCTGGGGCGGGGCAAGGTGCGCGAGGAAATAGCTCCCGCCTGCCGGGAACTGGGGGTTGACCTGGTCATCTGCGACCATGAGCTTTCCCCCGCCCAGGTGCGCAACCTGGAGGAGGAACTGGGGGTACGGGTTATCGACCGCACCCAGCTCATCCTGGACATCTTTGCCCGGCGGGCCCGTACCCGGGAGGGCAAGCTGCAGGTAGAACTGGCCCAACTGGAATACCTCTACCCCCGGCTGGCGGGGAAAGGAACCGAGCTTTCCCGGCTGGGGGGCGGCATTGGCACCCGGGGGCCCGGCGAAACGAAGCTGGAAACCGACCGTCGGCGCATAAAAAGGCGCATCACCGAGTTGCGCCGGGAGCTCGACGAAGTACGGCGGCACCGGACCCTGCTGCGCACCAGGCGGCAGGATGTGCCCGTAACCCTGGTCAGCCTGGTGGGGTATACCAACGCCGGCAAGTCCACCCTCCTCAATGCCCTCACGGGGGCAGGCGTCCCGGCCGAAGACAAATTGTTTGCCACCCTGGACCCCACCACCCGGCGCCTCGTGCTGCCAAACAATGATGTGGTGCTGCTTACTGATACGGTCGGTTTCATCCGCCGCCTGCCCCACCACCTGGTGGCCGCCTTCCGGGCCACCCTGGAGGAAGTGACGGAAGCGGACCTGCTCCTGCACGTGGTGGACGTGAGCAACCCGGATTACCCGGACCAGGTTAAAGCGGTGGAGGATGTGCTGGCCTCCCTGGGGGCGGGGGAGAAGCCCGCCATTCTGGTTTTCAATAAAGTTGACCGTTTGACTGCTGAAGAACCCTGGCTGCTTCCGTCGGGCAGGCCGGCGGTGGCGGTTTCCGCTCTGACGGGTCAGGGCCTGGATGAACTGCGCCGGCTCATCATGGAAGTCTTGAGGGATCAAAGGGTGCGGCGGGAGTTCCTGGTGCCCTACCAGCGGGGAGACGTGCTCAACCTGCTCTACGAAAAAGGGGAGGTATTGTCGCGGGAATATACCCCGGAGGGCGTGCGCCTGGAAGTGGAACTGGGTGCGGTGTGGGCCTCCCGGGCGGCGGCCCGGCTGGGGAAGGATAATCCCGGCAGAATTTCCGGGTAATTCTGCCTAAAGTCTCCCGGCGGCCGGCCGGGCGCCTGCCGGGAAGGGGGCGTACTCCTGAACCACATGTTCGTGCTTTGTCAACCACTTTTCCAGGTTGAACCGGCGGCGCACCAGGGGTGCGGGTATGTGAAAGGCATCTGCCACTTCATGAATCTTCTGGAATTTCGTCCCTGCACTGCCCGTTCCCGGGGGCAGCAGGAGGAGGGCGGCAAAATCTTCGGCGGCGTTTTCTTCTTCCCCTCTCCCGGTCAACCCGTCCACGTATATGCCGCTGGTGACATTCAGGCAGTGCTGGCCCAGGCCGTAGGCCAGCATGTGCTTCAGTTCCGGCCTGGTAAGCCCCTTTTTCACCGTGAGCAGCGCGATGCCGTCCCCCGTGCGCACGTATCTTGCCCTGACCCGGCCTTTAAACGGGAAGCGGGTCAGGATGATCCCTTCGCTCCTGGCTATCCTGTACAGCTGGTAAACACCCGGCGGCCCCTCGAGACGGTACTTCTTGATCAGGGCCAGGGCCAGCCGGACGGCTGAACTCAAGGCTACCCCTCCGCTCGGCAGAAACATTCTCAAGGATACCAGCGTGTCCTTGAACTATTTCTCATTTTATTATAAACCACGGTTGTGTCGGATTTTGTCGAAAGGCTGGGGAGGATAAAAAAATCATTACTCCTCGCTGGATGAGGCGCTGTCCTCGCCCTGTCATCCCTTCCGGTTCCCTTCCTCCCTTTTCCTGCGCCGCTCCCTCTCCTTCTTTATAAAGCGCAGGGCCCACTCCCAGTGCTCAACCAGGGACTGTTTTTCTTCCTCCGTCAGGTCCGGTACCTGCCTGAGCAGGTCGGCAAACAGGGGGTCGGCCGCAACTGCATACAGCTTCGCGTCATGGGGTGCATTCCCGGGTGCACCCTCTCCGCCGGTTCCGTAAGGCCGGTCGGTGCGCCCCAGCAGGTAATCCGTCGAAACGCCGAAGAAATCGGCCAGCCGTTTGAGAGACTGGTTGTCCGGCGAGCGCCTGTTTTTCTCGTACATGGCAATGGTGCTCTGCCCCATATGTAACAGGCGGGCCAGTTCCGCCTGGGACAATCCCCTTTGATTACGCAAGTAGGCCAGCCTTTCGCCGAGGGAAGGCATGTTGGTTCACCCCGATCGTAATTTAACACGTTTTGTGAAGTCGGGAAAGAAAATAAAAAACGGATTTTCCGTTCAAGCGCATAATGTGATAAGAAATAAAAACCTTCTACTAATTATTTACGTTCGGCGCAAATTTTAACCGGTGGACCCTTGACAGCAATCGCGAATTGTGATTATAGTAATAGTCAGAGGGTGACGGCAGCCGGCCGGCACCGCGGGGTTGAAACGGGCCGGCCGGGTGCTGCAGCCGGTAGGAAGGGGGGAGGTTTTGTTCTTTCAACACCAGCCGAAGGGTGAGCGGGGTGAGAAATGAAAAGATGTACCAGTTGAGGCTCAAAATGGGCCTCAGCCAGCGGCAGGTAGCCGAAGCCGTGGGCATCAGCCAGAGCTCCTACGCCATGATTGAGGGCGGCCACCGCCACCCCCGCAAGGAGGTGGAGAAGAAACTGGCCGACTTCTTCGGCGTGACCGTGGACGAGCTTTTTTTTGGCCGGGATAATCACGGTTCGCGATTGGAGGAACCTGACCCGGGGGAACAGCAGTAATTACACGTAATGAATTTTGATTATCAGGGCTGATGTCCCGGTGGAAGACGCGAGCAGGAAGCGCTGTGAAGGGCTGCATTTAGGGAAAGGTGGTAATAGCGCGCGATGAAGTCGAAATTGCTGGCAGTAACCCTGGTGTTCTGCCTGCTTCTGGCCCTGGCCGGTGCGGCCTATGCCGGTTTTTCCGATCTGAACGGCCACTGGGCGCAGAAACAGGTGGAAAAATGGGCGGATAAGGGCCTGGTTGGCGGC
Coding sequences within it:
- a CDS encoding helix-turn-helix domain-containing protein, translated to MRNEKMYQLRLKMGLSQRQVAEAVGISQSSYAMIEGGHRHPRKEVEKKLADFFGVTVDELFFGRDNHGSRLEEPDPGEQQ
- a CDS encoding helix-turn-helix domain-containing protein translates to MPSLGERLAYLRNQRGLSQAELARLLHMGQSTIAMYEKNRRSPDNQSLKRLADFFGVSTDYLLGRTDRPYGTGGEGAPGNAPHDAKLYAVAADPLFADLLRQVPDLTEEEKQSLVEHWEWALRFIKKERERRRKREEGNRKG
- the amrS gene encoding AmmeMemoRadiSam system radical SAM enzyme; its protein translation is MQEALFYEKGDGGRTFCRLCPRLCSIRDGHTGFCRVRKNQQGILYTLNYGRVSSYALDPIEKKPLYHFYPGSDILSLGSVGCNLRCGFCQNWQIAHADPHTLYLSPAQAVAAAREQIARGYPNVGLAYTYNEPFMWYEYVYDTARLAHQEGLKNVLVTNGYVNEEPLRQILPYIDAMNIDVKGFTDEYYRGTCAGHLEPVLRAVEIAHGHCHVELTTLLVPGLNDSEEEIRRLVDWVAGLDPDIPLHFSRYFPNYKFDLPPTPLETLQKAWQIALEKLRYVYIGNAPELGGSDTLCPACGETLIRRTGYRVQVRGLEGNRCRYCGAEVKVVV
- the hflX gene encoding GTPase HflX; this translates as MQKLPDYEKVLLITLQLPHEDEREVEESLDELARLADTAGARVVGRVVQRARRPDPATFLGRGKVREEIAPACRELGVDLVICDHELSPAQVRNLEEELGVRVIDRTQLILDIFARRARTREGKLQVELAQLEYLYPRLAGKGTELSRLGGGIGTRGPGETKLETDRRRIKRRITELRRELDEVRRHRTLLRTRRQDVPVTLVSLVGYTNAGKSTLLNALTGAGVPAEDKLFATLDPTTRRLVLPNNDVVLLTDTVGFIRRLPHHLVAAFRATLEEVTEADLLLHVVDVSNPDYPDQVKAVEDVLASLGAGEKPAILVFNKVDRLTAEEPWLLPSGRPAVAVSALTGQGLDELRRLIMEVLRDQRVRREFLVPYQRGDVLNLLYEKGEVLSREYTPEGVRLEVELGAVWASRAAARLGKDNPGRISG
- a CDS encoding LysE family transporter, with amino-acid sequence MIIILSGGSNTGTGAKFCTRAGFSSTYTENVARGGILLELMAIFTTAFVVGLSGAMMPGPLLTVTIGESARRGFAAGPLIVLGHALLEGTLVIALSLGLASLLTAPVVGRSIAVVGGIFLIYLGWGMARDAWLGRVVLNVGCGQPVQAGPAPPGGGSRAERAGAGRQMAGAGVPGSRAEENARSLSPDFQPANSGAGSLNPGSRRVDPLPAGRMHPVLAGVLVSLSNPYWTLWWATVGLGYIVLSLKQGTAGLVSFYGGHILSDLAWYGLVAAAVAGGRRFLTPSIYRGILVACGAFLVFLGASFIYMGAAGRMAI
- the amrA gene encoding AmmeMemoRadiSam system protein A — encoded protein: MPVVYGGICPHPPIMVPEVGGAEADRVISTRQAMLELGRRVKESGADTLVVISPHGPVFRDGIAILAAQEVRGDLGRFGARRVSFKVENDPALVREIAARAGEPGITVLQVDEKTARRYGLDLELDHGTMVPLYFLRAAGVNLPLVPVAMGLLPYRQLYAFGMAVAGAAEKLGKKVAVLASGDLSHRLTPDAPAGYDPRGREFDREIARLVAAADIEGILNLDAGLVERAGECGLRPIIMAFGAFDGLAVEAEVLSYEGPFGVGYMVASLAPGEPDPRRRIWEKLSAAEQKAREERLRNESFLVRVARRSLENYFAGRSRLYDETGIPPEFARRAGAFVSLHKHGQLRGCIGTVTPQYKHIVEEVAMNAISAAVRDPRFYPVTEDELPDLEISVDVLQEPEPVESMAGLDPKKYGVIVQAGGRQGLLLPDLEGIDTAEQQVAIARRKAGIGPHEPVKLMRFEVKRYH